In Besnoitia besnoiti strain Bb-Ger1 chromosome I, whole genome shotgun sequence, the genomic window TATAaatgcatgtatgcatatatatatatatatatatatatatatatgggtgGCAAACTCGCTTACCTCAACGCAATCAGGCTGTTGGGGTTTTCCTCATAGAGGCTCTCGTAGAACGCGCGTGTTCCCTCGCCCtgtgcagcagacgcgcacgcaaCGCTTCCCCTTGCAACTGAGATGGCGCGCCCCACGAAAGCAGTCTCTGAAGCAACACTAAAGCAgatttatatatatagatgcaTAAACATACGTCTATGGAGGGACGTATCCCGTCGAAATCACGAGAAGACGCGTGAGTCAACGGATCAGCGGACTACATTCGACCTTACATTCGGAGGCGTGATGTGTTTTTGGCCCTCCTTGAAGTACTTCCTGGCGTCGTTGGGAAtatcctcctcctcctcgccctcttctttcttctccttcttcgcccggGCCCCGCCAGCGACCCCACCTTTGGCGGCGATCCGAGCGCGACCCTTGCCCGCAGGCGACTTCGAGGCTTTTCCCTTCGCCTtggggcgcggcgccacggcgcccttcttcgtccctgccttcttcgcagccgTCTGCAGCACCGAGAGGCAACGCAACGCGAAACAGACTGCCGCTTCGCATCAAGCGGCAACGCACCCTATTCGCGCGAAGACAGGGAGCGCGGGCACTGCCACATGAACACTCTTCTTCGGTACGAAGGCGAACCAAGGCAGTGCGTGGCGAGCCGGCGGCAGACACGCCGAAAAGTGAAGGTTGCGCAGCGTCTTCCCTAGAAACCCGCTACCACACATACACGCAGCGACCCCCAGATTCCGGAGGTGGCGTACGTATGCACAAAATCCGCCGGCGGATACACGCACACGCGGGCACGCCTGATGTAGAGGTCTCCCTTGGGCatgcctcgctctcgcggcagacgcgaccCCTGCCTTCGAACGCACACGGCGCTCCCCTCCAAGCCGATAaatccttctcttctcgtccGCTGCCTGAACTCAAGCACCGACCCTGCAGTGGCCAGACATTAAGTGAAAGCGCCTTACCGTTTTGGCTGCCTGGGTTCTCGGTTTCTTCTTCTTAGGGTTATCTTCGTGCTCACTGTcatcgtcctcctcgctttccgactcttcttccgcctcggccTTCTTCGACGTCCCCGCCCTCttggccgccggcgccctccttcTCTTCAGCGGCATCGCATCTTCGGAGTCCTCGCCTTCACCCTTCTTCGGGCCATTCTTGGTCTTTGTCTTCTTCAAAGGTGCGTCAGAGTCGCTGCTGTCCCCCATTGTGCCTCACTCTCTCCTGGAGACACAAAGAACTTCTTTGGTATACGGGCCCCCTGGCCACACCGAAGGTACAACCGGAGGAATGGGAACAGAGGCGAGACGAAACAAAAGAGCGATGAGTCTAGTTGGGCCGGCAGTGTGGAGGGGGCGAAAGAAATCAACTACAGGCGTCGAACGTTGAAAACAGCCTGGGGCCGCTGTACAGCCGTGGTCGCCCTAAGAGGCCAGGACGGCAGATATGTCCCTTTGTGGCTCAGGGATACAGACAAGCAAAACTACGCAGCAAGCAGGCTTCACTGATTCGAGGGGTTCATGGACAAAGAAGATTGGATCTGAAGACTCAAAggaggccgcccgcgagtCTGCGAGAtggacgaggaagcggaaatGGTAAGCTATagagggcgagaggaaagGAACAAAACACATGAACGCAGACGGAGGAcgaaagaaaacagaaaTACTCCACAGAAAGGATGCGGAACACAGAAAACCAAACGGACGAAACGAAAACAACAGGGAGAAGGCAAGAAAGACGAGATCCCGAACACCACGAGACGACCACGTCTAATCCCAGGGCCAGAGAAGTGCGCCGACGAGTTCACTAAAGATGAGGAAAACGTGGCCCTCACTACCTTGTAAATAAGAGAAGGATCAATTCCACTGTCGGGgcaaggaagaagaaaaaacacaaaTAGCTGCGAAGTGCCCGTGCTGCCTGATCTGCATGTAGTTTTCTCTACATGGTTCTCTGTCGCCGTGTGCATGTGCGGTACATACACCTGCAACGCTGAGGAACAAGCTAACGCACGTGTATCGAGCGCCGATAAAGTGAATGAATTGCACGgtggaaggcgacgccgcctcgtgTGTTTTCTCTCGTGGGTTTCCTCTCTTGTTCAACTTAGTGTGCTGGCAAATCCTCAAGAGTTCATGGTCGACTCGAGGTTTTTCTTGCCGGGGGGTCAAGACCAAGCGGGGCTCTCCGTGCTGACGGGCACACCGGCCCCGGTCTTGTGTGGGAGTTAATCCTGTGTCCTCCGTCAGTTGCGTCCCATCTTCCCTCGATTGCTCATCCTTTCCGGTTGCAGTCGCTGTCTCGGTCTGCAATCCCTCTCCTTGTATGACTCCGTCCGCTGGCGGTTTCGTTGTGAGGCGTGGTGACCTTTGTCATCACTCGCGATGTGCTGTGTAGACTTGGCTACTCGGTTCCTCTGCTGTTCTTCATCGCTTTCTCACATCGCTTCGTTTCTCTGCTTCGTTGAGCCGATGCATTTTGCACCACTTCTGTATGGTCTCTTTCGTTCCGTACCTCTCGCTCATTACTACACACTGccaaatatatacatatatatatgtccgTTTacaactatatatatatatatatatatatatatatatatatatatatatatatacgtttTTGCATTTCTCAGCTGTTGTCTGTATTGTCCTGTTGCTTCTATATCTGCGTCCTTCTTTCCTGCCTATCTGGCCACAGCAGGGACCGGAAAGATCAGGGAAGAGCGGAGATAGCAACGGGGGAGAAGGACCAAGGAAGTGAGAGAAAtggaaggggaagaagagaacgccAGGCCGGAGGTTTGCCTCAACAGCTCGTCGGGGGTTCTGCCCAGGGAGGAAGCTCCCTCCTCTTTgaaaaggcgaagagaaagacagatGGAGAACTGCGACGAGATGCCGCGAGCTTCTTCTCCAAGTGTGTCTCCGCGGTTGACGGCGGCCATGGTggtcgcaggcgaagcgggcggcgccttgGCTGGACAACAGAAGCAGTCCGTACGCAAAAAGGCGAGGGATGAAATTCGTTTGCCTTCCTCTCCAACGTCTAGCACGCATGAGTGTCCGAGTTCGTCAGCTTCTTCCCCATACAGCTCTTCGCGTCCCTCCtttccctcgtcttcgtcagTGTCTTCTTCCCCCTCTCCAAGTTGCACACCGTCTGGCACTCCCATTGAGGCGCCTactccgccttcgtctccgcatTGTCCGCCTTCGCAAGCCTGCGagtcctctttctctgcttc contains:
- a CDS encoding putative high mobility group protein b1 (encoded by transcript BESB_006010) codes for the protein MGDSSDSDAPLKKTKTKNGPKKGEGEDSEDAMPLKRRRAPAAKRAGTSKKAEAEEESESEEDDDSEHEDNPKKKKPRTQAAKTTAAKKAGTKKGAVAPRPKAKGKASKSPAGKGRARIAAKGGVAGGARAKKEKKEEGEEEEDIPNDARKYFKEGQKHITPPNGEGTRAFYESLYEENPNSLIALRYVIEYGVLTGTKLHESLPKYALLRELGAFRGTGGGVQPDFKEGLSEQQLKAGRKALEAKGWGGLKKK